In Methanofastidiosum sp., the following are encoded in one genomic region:
- the arsB gene encoding ACR3 family arsenite efflux transporter, with product MEENKHKKGLGIFEKYLTVWVFLCIGAGIVLGKIAPTVAVAIDSFSYYQVSIPIAICLFFMMYPIMVKIDFSEVVKAAKTPKPVGMTLFINWAIKPFSMFVIASFFLGVLFKGYLPGTEILITGQEVELWRSYISGTILLGIAPCTAMVLVWSYLARGNDGLTLVMVAINSLTMLFLYAPLGGLLLGVNAMPIPWQTILLSVTIYVGLPLLAGYITRKQLIKSKGLQWFKEKFLHRLTPVSIIALLITLVLLFSLKGELIINYPLTIFWIAIPLFIQTLFIFALGYFALSKILKLGYRDAAPASMIGASNHFEVAIATATTLFGLSSGAALATVVGVLIEVPTMLLLVSICKKTCYLFPGCDLPWPQCKKSANKSIF from the coding sequence ATGGAAGAAAATAAACATAAGAAAGGATTGGGTATATTTGAAAAATATCTCACTGTTTGGGTATTCCTCTGTATTGGCGCTGGAATAGTTTTAGGAAAAATAGCACCGACAGTTGCAGTAGCCATAGATTCATTTTCATATTATCAAGTTTCAATACCTATTGCAATCTGCCTATTCTTCATGATGTACCCTATAATGGTTAAGATTGATTTTTCAGAAGTTGTAAAAGCAGCAAAAACTCCAAAACCTGTTGGAATGACATTGTTTATCAACTGGGCGATAAAGCCTTTTTCTATGTTCGTCATAGCTTCATTTTTTCTTGGAGTTTTATTTAAAGGATACTTACCAGGAACTGAAATACTAATTACAGGCCAAGAAGTTGAACTTTGGAGAAGTTACATATCTGGAACAATTCTTTTGGGAATTGCGCCGTGTACTGCAATGGTCTTAGTTTGGAGTTATTTGGCTAGAGGAAACGATGGCCTTACCTTAGTAATGGTCGCCATAAATTCACTTACCATGCTATTCTTATATGCGCCTTTAGGTGGGCTATTACTTGGAGTAAACGCAATGCCAATACCCTGGCAAACAATACTATTATCTGTTACAATATATGTTGGATTGCCACTACTTGCAGGCTATATTACAAGAAAACAACTTATTAAATCAAAAGGACTCCAATGGTTTAAAGAAAAATTCTTACATAGACTTACTCCTGTTAGTATTATTGCTCTTTTAATAACATTAGTGCTACTATTCTCTCTCAAAGGAGAATTAATAATTAATTATCCACTGACTATATTTTGGATTGCCATACCCTTGTTCATCCAGACTCTATTTATTTTTGCATTAGGATATTTTGCTCTGTCAAAAATCTTAAAACTTGGATATAGAGATGCCGCTCCTGCATCAATGATAGGTGCTTCTAATCACTTTGAAGTTGCAATTGCAACAGCTACTACCTTGTTTGGTCTTTCATCTGGTGCAGCACTTGCAACAGTTGTAGGTGTTTTAATAGAAGTGCCAACAATGTTACTTTTAGTTTCAATCTGTAAAAAAACATGCTACTTATTCCCAGGATGCGATCTTCCTTGGCCACAATGCAAAAAAAGTGCCAATAAATCTATTTTTTAA
- a CDS encoding DUF1638 domain-containing protein: MLETKYNYEKITIARELCSTRFLKRQAPLEVVVNILPFALHLYAEDIKREVVNASKEIEKHVDYILLLYGLCGNALGSIRELLINNKIIVPFDILTNEKGEIMDDCICALIGSSENYLKELEQTTNNFFMTPGWAKHWARLLEEKTRNLDSKRMAELSEMNIKEKFNLTLGSSDYKRVIGIELDFIDKSNFRAKCKEFASHFNSEVVIREGTINSLRDSFNRALKEIEK, from the coding sequence ATGCTTGAAACTAAATACAACTATGAAAAAATTACAATTGCAAGGGAGTTATGCTCAACAAGATTTCTAAAAAGACAAGCCCCTCTTGAGGTAGTTGTTAATATCCTGCCTTTTGCACTTCACTTATATGCAGAAGATATCAAAAGAGAAGTGGTAAACGCCTCAAAAGAAATTGAAAAGCATGTTGATTATATACTCCTACTTTATGGGCTGTGTGGTAATGCCTTAGGTTCTATACGAGAATTACTGATTAATAACAAAATAATAGTCCCGTTTGATATTCTAACTAATGAAAAGGGAGAGATAATGGATGATTGTATCTGCGCCCTTATAGGGTCAAGTGAAAATTATCTAAAAGAGTTAGAACAGACCACAAATAATTTTTTTATGACTCCTGGTTGGGCAAAACACTGGGCAAGACTTTTGGAAGAAAAGACTAGAAATCTTGACTCAAAAAGAATGGCCGAGTTATCTGAGATGAATATTAAAGAAAAGTTTAATCTGACTCTTGGAAGCTCTGACTATAAAAGAGTAATAGGTATAGAACTTGATTTTATTGATAAGTCTAATTTTAGGGCCAAATGCAAAGAGTTTGCATCGCATTTTAATAGTGAAGTTGTAATAAGAGAAGGAACTATTAATTCATTAAGAGATTCATTCAATAGAGCTTTGAAAGAAATAGAAAAATAA
- a CDS encoding metalloregulator ArsR/SmtB family transcription factor codes for MFIYAHIYINIMDMQVEIFKALGDETRLKIVKCLLIQEYCACEFTFDIQKDQTTISRHLKILVDAGILKSEKKGRNIIYSIKDKATIDMLKNFGVEGMACCEGD; via the coding sequence ATATTTATATATGCGCATATATACATAAATATTATGGATATGCAGGTAGAGATATTCAAAGCACTAGGCGATGAAACTCGTCTTAAAATTGTTAAATGCCTATTAATTCAAGAGTACTGTGCATGCGAGTTCACGTTTGATATTCAAAAAGACCAGACTACAATATCGAGGCATCTTAAGATTTTAGTCGATGCGGGTATATTAAAATCTGAAAAGAAAGGTAGGAATATTATCTACAGTATAAAAGACAAGGCCACAATCGACATGTTAAAAAATTTTGGCGTTGAAGGAATGGCGTGTTGTGAGGGAGATTAA
- the arsM gene encoding arsenite methyltransferase, translated as MRDEDIKRIVRENYSKIASSNCDCNCGCGGGNNNELIAKSLGYSDTQIGNVSEANLGLGCGNPTALGEIKEGETVLDLGSGAGLDCFLAADKVGEKGKTIGVDFTETMVQKATQNAKKYGYKNVEFRHGDIENLPIDDGSVDVILSNCVINLVPDKAKAFNEAHRVLKKGGKMYISDIVLLQDLSDDLRKNEMLLVSCIAGAILKEDYLKIIKDTGFEIFTTSSDEEISIRQYYGLPIESLSIVAIKK; from the coding sequence ATGAGAGATGAAGATATTAAGAGAATTGTAAGAGAAAATTATTCAAAAATAGCATCTTCTAACTGTGATTGCAATTGCGGATGTGGAGGTGGGAATAATAATGAACTAATTGCTAAATCATTGGGTTATTCAGACACACAGATTGGAAATGTATCTGAGGCCAATCTTGGATTGGGTTGTGGAAATCCTACTGCACTTGGCGAGATAAAGGAAGGAGAAACTGTACTAGATCTTGGTTCAGGGGCAGGACTTGACTGTTTTCTTGCTGCAGATAAAGTTGGAGAAAAAGGAAAGACAATAGGTGTCGACTTCACTGAGACAATGGTCCAAAAAGCAACGCAAAATGCAAAAAAATATGGATATAAGAACGTTGAATTTAGACATGGCGACATAGAAAATCTTCCAATTGATGATGGTTCGGTAGATGTCATATTAAGTAATTGTGTGATTAATCTTGTGCCTGATAAGGCCAAAGCCTTCAATGAAGCTCACAGAGTTCTAAAGAAAGGAGGAAAAATGTACATATCAGATATAGTCTTGCTTCAAGATCTAAGTGATGATTTAAGAAAAAATGAGATGCTTCTTGTTAGCTGTATTGCGGGTGCAATATTAAAAGAAGATTACCTTAAAATAATCAAAGATACAGGATTTGAAATCTTTACTACCTCTAGTGATGAAGAAATAAGCATAAGGCAATATTATGGATTGCCTATTGAAAGTTTGAGCATTGTAGCAATAAAGAAATAA
- a CDS encoding MMPL family transporter, with the protein MLIILILLTLIFHLKSFLVIAPPLLGMIWTTGQLALMDVPISMATGTFGAIIIGLGTEYGIFMMSRYREEAKKGATNETRVVAMVAGVGKGTIGSSTTTIAGFAALTFSSMLSVVHLGQTLSLGIINCLIGAFFFLPCLMPLKEWSVSGIEIRNKKLDKNIVRFTELQAKRPKSFLVAGIFITLLLASGINYLKFIEETEESSLPENSEVIKVFNILKDKFQRYDSMLVLIKSENVLSSNVLKEVYLLNNQLINVYGIEGSSFNLDIKDIYLPKEDLKRRLEVSDSLGYLIIRLDVSKGADQLQVYDDVKKVLSLTPLSVQPGGTMAMIRELTDIIMPEMSKLSILGLIGILACVMLTFMSVRYGIIPLLSVGVGVIWMMGIAGFMGTTIDSGLVGIMSIMAGIGIDFAIQTINRFRLEKSPIMVERIVNTVRGVFEPVILSSFVSGFGFMAILAATLNFLDVMGKLLFVGVFSCAGITLLFLPSFLVIQERFFKDTKKLFDIKKKRVGT; encoded by the coding sequence TTGTTAATCATACTTATACTGTTGACTTTGATTTTTCATTTAAAATCATTTTTAGTTATAGCACCTCCTCTTCTTGGAATGATCTGGACTACAGGACAACTAGCCCTTATGGACGTACCTATAAGTATGGCCACGGGGACTTTTGGGGCCATTATTATTGGTCTTGGAACTGAGTATGGAATATTTATGATGTCAAGGTACAGAGAGGAAGCAAAAAAAGGAGCAACGAATGAGACAAGAGTAGTCGCAATGGTTGCGGGTGTTGGTAAAGGTACTATTGGATCAAGTACCACTACTATTGCAGGTTTTGCGGCCCTTACTTTTTCTAGTATGCTCTCAGTTGTGCATCTTGGTCAGACGCTATCGCTAGGCATAATAAACTGCTTGATAGGGGCTTTTTTCTTTTTGCCATGTCTAATGCCTTTGAAGGAATGGAGTGTTAGTGGAATTGAAATAAGAAATAAAAAATTAGATAAAAATATTGTCAGATTTACTGAGCTACAGGCTAAAAGACCAAAATCCTTTCTTGTGGCCGGTATTTTTATAACACTATTACTCGCATCAGGCATAAATTATCTTAAATTCATAGAAGAAACTGAAGAGAGTTCATTGCCAGAAAATTCTGAAGTGATAAAGGTATTTAATATCTTAAAGGATAAATTTCAGAGATATGACTCAATGTTAGTTCTAATAAAATCAGAAAATGTGCTCTCTTCAAATGTACTAAAAGAGGTATATCTACTAAATAATCAGCTGATTAATGTTTATGGTATTGAAGGCTCTTCATTCAACTTAGATATTAAAGACATATATCTACCAAAGGAAGATTTAAAGAGAAGACTTGAAGTGTCTGATAGTTTAGGATATCTCATCATAAGATTAGATGTTTCTAAGGGTGCTGATCAGCTTCAAGTTTATGATGATGTTAAAAAAGTATTAAGTTTGACCCCCCTTTCAGTTCAGCCTGGTGGCACTATGGCAATGATTAGAGAATTAACAGACATTATTATGCCAGAGATGTCAAAACTTTCAATTTTGGGATTAATTGGGATCTTAGCATGTGTAATGTTGACTTTTATGTCAGTTCGATATGGAATTATCCCTCTACTATCCGTAGGAGTAGGTGTTATCTGGATGATGGGTATAGCAGGATTTATGGGTACAACTATAGACTCAGGACTTGTTGGAATTATGTCAATTATGGCGGGGATTGGAATTGATTTTGCCATTCAAACAATAAACAGATTTAGATTAGAGAAAAGCCCCATTATGGTTGAAAGGATAGTAAATACTGTTAGAGGTGTATTTGAGCCAGTTATTCTCTCTTCTTTTGTATCCGGATTTGGATTTATGGCAATTCTAGCTGCAACTCTTAATTTCCTTGATGTTATGGGTAAACTTCTCTTTGTTGGTGTATTCAGCTGCGCGGGGATAACTCTGTTGTTTTTACCCTCTTTTTTAGTAATTCAAGAAAGATTTTTTAAAGATACTAAAAAATTATTCGATATTAAAAAGAAGAGAGTAGGAACATGA
- a CDS encoding archaeosine biosynthesis radical SAM protein RaSEA yields MYFYNREKVQGKESKALSIILPTVGCRWRRCNMCSYFEDSPSDSSIDIFSIFIDEFNNANDEEIRKVKLFTSGSFLDLKEVNSDCAKKIISFLSENGISEVTIESRPEYIEEDYLNELIGNNDLQIEVAIGLESSNNKILKHSINKGFTFEDYISASDILKNLGVKNKAYLMIKPPYLTEKEAIHDAINSAKAIENIADVISFNPMTVHKNTLVEYLWKKGEYSPPWGWSILEILKKTSKLRSDIICHPVAFGRSRGPKNCKRCNREIEKKILGFSINNDAKILEYDCECKKEWEEELMKF; encoded by the coding sequence ATGTACTTTTATAATAGAGAAAAAGTTCAGGGTAAAGAATCCAAAGCACTTTCAATTATTCTCCCAACTGTTGGGTGCAGGTGGAGAAGGTGTAATATGTGCTCATATTTTGAGGATTCTCCAAGTGATTCTTCAATTGATATATTTAGCATATTTATTGATGAATTTAATAATGCTAATGATGAGGAAATAAGGAAGGTCAAACTGTTCACATCTGGAAGTTTTCTTGACCTAAAAGAGGTCAATTCTGATTGCGCAAAGAAAATAATTTCATTTCTTTCTGAGAATGGAATTTCAGAGGTAACAATAGAATCTAGGCCAGAATATATTGAAGAAGATTACTTGAATGAATTAATAGGAAATAATGATCTTCAAATTGAAGTTGCTATTGGATTGGAATCATCAAATAACAAAATACTAAAGCATTCAATCAACAAGGGATTTACCTTTGAAGATTATATTTCTGCAAGTGATATTTTAAAAAATCTAGGTGTTAAAAATAAGGCCTATTTGATGATTAAGCCTCCATATCTAACTGAGAAAGAAGCCATACATGATGCGATAAACTCTGCAAAAGCTATTGAAAATATTGCTGATGTGATTTCATTTAATCCTATGACAGTCCATAAGAATACCCTTGTTGAGTACCTCTGGAAAAAAGGAGAGTATTCGCCACCTTGGGGGTGGAGTATATTGGAAATTCTAAAAAAGACTTCAAAATTGAGATCGGATATTATTTGCCATCCTGTGGCATTTGGTAGATCACGTGGCCCTAAAAATTGTAAGAGGTGTAATAGAGAAATTGAAAAAAAAATTTTAGGATTCTCAATTAATAACGATGCAAAAATATTAGAGTACGATTGTGAATGCAAAAAAGAATGGGAAGAAGAACTAATGAAGTTTTGA